From a single Nicotiana tomentosiformis chromosome 2, ASM39032v3, whole genome shotgun sequence genomic region:
- the LOC138906102 gene encoding uncharacterized protein has protein sequence MAKTKLLASKLPHNFLVEAVNTACYIINRYMTRHLVEKTPYELLKGRNPNISHLWTFGCKCIVHNNGKNSLETSRENHLVVKSYKYQISHPIGNIITYPTSGIKTRSFLKNLCAFDALLSLIKPNNAYEALHDADWVNAMQDELNQFERSQVLHLVSRPKDKIMIGTKWVFRNKLDEDVTVTMNKARLVVQRYSQE, from the exons ATGGCTAAGACTAAGTTACTTGCTAGTAAATTGCCTCATAACTTCTTGGTagaagctgtgaacactgcatgctacatcataaataggtacATGACTAGACAtcttgttgagaagactccctatgagttacttaaagggagaaatcCAAATATATCTCATCTTTGgacatttggatgcaagtgcattgtgcacaataatggaaaaaactccctag AAACATCTAGGGAAAACCATTTGGTTGTGAAGTCTTACAAGTATCAAATTTCTCATCCCATTGGGAACATAATCACTTATCCAACATCTGGAATCAAAACTAGATCTTTTTTAAAGAATCtatgtgcttttgatgctttattATCTCTTATTAAACCTAACAATGCTTATGAGGCTTTGCATGATGCAGAttgggtgaatgcaatgcaagatgaactcaaccaatttgagagaagtcaagttttgCATCTGGTATCAAGACCCAAGGATAAAATAATGATTGGCactaaatgggtcttcagaaataaacttgatgaagatgtaacagtTACAatgaacaaggcaagattggtggttcaaagATATAGTCAAGAGTAG